From Flavobacteriales bacterium:
AAGAGATGGAAGTTGTTGAGCAACATTCAGAACTTACAATGGGTTGGTGTATCGACTGTCACAGACAAACGGAAGTTAACGTTGCTGACAACGATTATTATGAAGAAATGCACGCTAAATTCAAAGAGAACCACCCTGGTGAAACTTTTAATGTTGAAGCTATTGGTGGTCTTGAATGTGGTAAGTGTCATTATTAGAATTGAAAATAAATTAGTTTAACATATGACTAAGCAAAAAAAATACTGGAAGGGATTAGCGGAATTAGCTAACGACCCAGTTATCGATAAACTAAAAGAGAATGAATTTGTAGAAGACATTCCTGTTGATGATTTTTTGGGGGATGATAAAAACCTTTCAGAAACAAGCACTTCTAGAAGAGACTTCCTAAAGTTTTTAGGTTTCAGTACAGCTGCTGCAACTCTAGCTGCCTGTGAGACACCTGTTATAAAATCAATACCTTACGTTGTTAAACCTGAGGAAATTACACCAGGAGTTGCCAATTGGTATGCGTCTACTTTTTATGATGGTAATGATTTTGCTAACGTTTTAGTTAAAACACGTGAGGGAAGACCAATCTTTATCAAGCCCAATGATTTAACTTCTGCAACCCCAAATGCAAGAGTTATATCTTCTGTTTTATCTCTTTACGATTCTAATCGTCTAAAAGGCGCTATGAAAAACGGCGAATCTATTTCATGGTCTGATGCAGATACAGATATTATCGAAAGGCTATCTAATGTAGATGGCGATGTTGTGATATTAACTAATACTATTATTAGTCCAACGACACAAACTATTATTGATGCATTTGCAGATAAATATTCTGCTAAGCATATTCAATATGATGCGATTTCTTATCAAGGAATGCTTGATGCCAACAATGCGTCTTTTGGACAGAGAGCACTTCCAACATATCACTTAGAAAAAGCAGATGTTCTTGTTTCTTTCGGTGCTGACTTTTTAGGAAGCTGGTTGAACACTTCTTTTGAAAAGCAATACATCGCTAATAGAAACCCTAAGTCTGGTAAAATGTCTCGTCATTTCCAGATTGAAACAAATATGTCTTTATCAGGTTCAAATGCGGATGTAAGAATCCCCGTAAAACCTTCTGAGAAACTTACATTATTACAAAACCTTTATGACGCTTTAAATGGCAATGCTTCAGCAAATGATAAGATTAAGGATATCGTTTCAGAATTGTCATCTGCTAAAGGCAAGTCTTTAGTAATTTGCGATAGTAACGATAAGGCCGTTCAAATTATGGTTAATGCCATAAACGATAAGCTTGGTAATTATGGTAAAACTATAGATTTAAGTCAGCCATCTCTGTTGAAAGCTGGTGATGACAATGCTGTTGCTCAACTTGTTCAAGATATGAACGATGGTAAAGTAGGAGCTCTAATTATCAATGGTGTTAATCCTTCATACACATTAGCTAATGCTGATGATTTCAATGCTGGATTGAAAAAAGTTTCTTTAACGGTTTCAACAGCACTAAGTATGGACGAAACGTCTACTAATGTAGAATATGTTTGTCCTGACCGTCATTATTTAGAGAGTTGGGGTGATGCTAAAGCAACACCAAATCAAGTAGCATTTACTCAACCTACTATTCAACCTTTATTTGACAGTCGTCAGATACAGGAGTCTTTACTAACATGGAGTGGTGACGATACAGAATATTACACCTATTTGAAAAATTATTGGAGAAGTAAAGTGTCATGGTCCTCATCATTACACGATGGTTTAGCGGAAGTGTCAGCTACTCCACTTTCAACATCTTCTTTTTCTGCTAGTGTAACGGCTGTAGCTGCTGAAGGAAAAGGATTAGAGTTAGCCTTATATCAATCTAATTCTTTGGGTGATGGCTCACAATCAAATAATCCTTGGTTGCAAGAATTGCCTGACCCAATTACTAGATCTTGTTGGGATAACTATTTAACTATATCGGCTACTACTGCTCGTGAAAATGGGCTTAGCAATTGGAACATTTCTGACGGTGCTCTCAATGGTGATATGGTAAGATTAACTGTCGGAGATGTTGTATTAGAAAATGTGCCAGTACTTATTCAGCCTGGTCAAGCTATAGGAACTCTTGGTTTAGCTTTAGGTTATGGTCGTACAGCTTCTGGTAAAGTTGGCAATGGAGTAGGGGTAAACGCTTATCCATTAGCAATTAATAATAGCTATACTTCATCCGATGTTAAAATCGAAAAAGTTGAAGGTGAGCATGGTTTTGCCTCTGTCCAGTTACATCATACTATGATGGGTAGAGATTTAATTAAAGAAGCGTCACTTACAGACTACATAGCAGATCCTAAAGCAGGTAATCCTGATTTATTATTTGACACTCATAAAGGTAAATTGTTTGCCGATGAGGTAAGTTTATGGAAAGAGCACGACCACGAGACAGGCCATTTTTGGAACCTATCCATTGATTTAACATCTTGTATCGGTTGTAATGCTTGCGTTGTCGCTTGTCATTCAGAAAACAACGTTCCTGTTGTTGGAAAAGAAGAGGTAAGAAAAAGTAGAGATATGCATTGGTTGCGTATCGACAGATATTTCTCTAGTGATATGACTAAAGAAATTGCTGAAGAAGAAGGCATTGGAGCAGTATCTAAGTATAAAGCCATGGAGATACCATCAGAAAATCCTGATGTAGCATTTCAACCGGTAATGTGTCAGCACTGTAACCACGCACCATGCGAAACGGTTTGTCCAGTAGCAGCAACGTCTCATAGTGCAGAAGGACAAAATCATATGGCATATAACCGTTGTGTAGGTACACGTTATTGTGCTAACAACTGTCCTTACAAAGTACGTCGTTTCAACTGGTTCAACTATGCTGAAAATGATGCTTTCGATTACAATATGAATGACGATTTAGGCAAGATGGTATTGAACCCTGATGTTACTGTACGTATCCGTGGTGTAATGGAGAAATGTAGTATGTGTGTTCAGATGATTCAAAAAACTAAACTTGATGCTAAACGTGATGGCAGAAAGGTATTGGATAAAGATGCACAAACGGCTTGTTCAATAGCTTGTCCTACTAATGCACTGGTATTTGGTGATGTAAACGATGAGTCAAGTGAAGTTAAACAATTGAAATCAGATGAAAGACGATATTTCTTGCTTGAAGCAATAAATACTGCGCCATCTGTATTTTATCAAACTAAGATTAGAAATAGAAAAGCTTAATTAATAAATTATGCAAAAAGAAAGCCCTATAAGAGAGCCCCTAATTCTCGGTAACAAAAGCTACCACGATATCACCGTAGATGTAGCAAAACCAGTATTAGCCAAAGCCAATAAACTATGGTGGATAGTATTTGGTATTTCATTAGTATTATTTGTTTGGTGGATTTTGTCCGTAGGATATACCATTGGTACAGGAATTGGTGTTTGGGGACTGAATAAAACAGTTGGTTGGGCATGGGATATTACCAACTTCGTATGGTGGGTAGGTATTGGTCATGCTGGTACCTTAATCTCTGCCGTATTATTACTATTCAGACAAAAATGGAGGTTATCGATTAACCGTTCTGCAGAAGCTATGACGATCTTTGCTGTTGTTCAGGCGGCTATGTTCCCACTTATTCATATGGGTCGTCCCTGGTTAGGCTATTATGTATTCCCTATTCCTAATAACTTCGGTTCTTTATGGGTTAACTTTAACTCACCATTATTGTGGGATGTATTTGCGATTTCTACCTATTTCTCTGTATCCTTTGTGTTTTGGTATGTAGGTCTTATTCCTGATTTTGCCATGATAAGAGACAAGGTAAATGAAAAGTATTGGCCTTTACGTAAGAAGGTATATAGTATATTATCATTTGGTTGGAGTGGTAGAGCTAAAGATTGGCAACGATTCGAAGAAGTGTCATTAGTTCTTGCAGGTTTAGCTACTCCATTAGTATTTTCGGTTCACTCTATTGTATCCTTTGACTTTGCCACTTCTGTAATTCCTGGATGGCACACGACTATTTTCCCGCCTTATTTTGTTGCTGGGGCTGTATTCTCGGGTTTTGCTATGGTACAAACCTTATTATTAGTAATGCGTAAAGTAGTTGGTTTAGAAGCGTATATTACAATAAAGCATGTTGAATACATGAATATCGTAATTATGCTAACTGGTAACTTGGTTGGTATAGCATACCTTACGGAGTTGTTTATGGCTTGGTACTCAGGTGTCGAGTTTGAACAATATGCATTCCTTAATAGAGCAACAGGTCCTTACTGGTGGGCATACTGGAGTATGATGACGTGTAATGTTATTTCACCACAATTAATGTGGTTCAAAAAATTAAGAACAAACATTGTGTTTACATTCATATTGGCATTATTCGTAAATATTGGAATGTGGTTTGAGCGATTTGTAATTATTGTGACATCTATTCACCGTGATTACTTACCATCAAGCTGGAGTATGTTCTCTCCGACCTTTGTTGATATAGGTATTTTTGTGGGGTCCATTGGGTTCTTCTTCGTACTGTTTTTACTGTACTCTAGAACGTTCCCAGTGATAGCACAAGCAGAATTAAAAACGATTGTTAAATCTTCTAGCGAACAATATAAAAAGTAAAAGACATGAGTAAAAAAGTCATTTACGGAATATTTGATGATGAAGAGGTACTACTTAACAGTGTTAAGGAAGTCCGTTCAAAAGATATTTCTATTAAAGAAGTGTATTCTCCATTTCCTATACACGGATTAGACCATGCCTTAGGTTTGGAAAGAACCCGCTTGGCAATTGCAGCCTTTATATACGGCGCCATAGGTTGTGGTTTAGCAATATGGATGACCTATTATATAATGATATTAGATTGGCCACAAAACATAGGGGGTAAGCCTAGTTTTGCTTACTACTTGAATATGCCAGCCTTTGTGCCCATTATATTTGAGATGACTGTATTGTTCTCAGCTCACCTTATGGTTATAACCTATCTTTTCAAATGTAAATTATTTCCTGGTCAAGAATCTGCTAGTCCAGATCCAAGAACAACTGATGATAAATTTCTTATGGAAATAGAGTCTGATGATGACAAGACAATAAGCACACTTTTGAAAAAAACGGGTGCTACTGAAATTAACGTTAAAGAAATTGCCTAAAGATGAAAAAAGTATATAACAATATCCTTCTAGTTGCGATACCTTTTTTAGCATTATCGTTACTGTCTTCTTGTTCAAACAATGAGGTTGGAAAACCCGGTTATGAGTTTATGCCAGATATGTATCGTTCGCCATCTTTAGAAATTTATTCTTCGAATACATTTTTCAAAGATAGTTTGAATGCACGACAACCTGTTGCAGGTACTATGCCTAGAGGCTTTGTCGCTTTCGAATACGATAACACCTTAGAAGATTATTTATTAGCAGGTAAGGAGTTGAAAAATCCTTTTGAAAATACAGATGAAAATGTAGAAAAAGGAAAACAACTTTATCAAATGTTTTGTGCTCATTGTCACGGTAAAAATGGTGATGGTAAAGGAAGCGTAACACACCCTGTTTATGGAGCTATACCTTCCTATGCTGATGATGTTATGATTCGTAGAACAGGTGAAAACATGAATGACTTAGCAGCAGGTAATATTTACCATGCTATTTATCATGGACTTAATGCAATGGGTCCTCATAATACTCAAGTCAATGACACTGAACGTTGGTTGATTACAATGTACGTTCAAGAATTACAAAAAGGAAACTAATTAAGATTAAACTAACTGTATATGTACACAGTAACAAAAAACACCAAGTTAATTTCTTACGTTTTAATGGCAATAGGACTAGTCGCTATTGTATTCGGATTTACTAATGATGCACATCGTGCATGGCCAAGTTTGATGGTAAACAATTATTTTTTCTTGGGCATATCAGCATTTGCTATATTCTTTGTTGCTCTTCAGTATGTTTCTGAGGCAGCATGGGCTATTCCTTTCAAGCGTGTAGCTGAAGGTATCACTTCCTATTTTTTAGTTGGGGGTATTATTATGCTATTCATCATTATAGCAGGAAAATTACATTGGAATCACATTTGGCACTGGATGGCTGATGGTATTATGGATCCTAATGACGAGCATTACGATGCTATCATTGCAGGTAAAGAGGGTTATTTAAATTTCCCTTTCTTCTTCATTCGTGCTGCTGCCTATATCTTTGGATGGTGGTATGCTGCTAAGCGTTTAATTGCTCTTTCAAGAAGAGAAGATACTGAAGGCGGTTTGAGTAGTTATAAAGCAAGTATAACATTATCGGCAATCTTTATTGTGTTCTTTGGTTATACATCGTCTATGATGGCATGGGACTGGATAATGTCTATTGATACTCACTGGTTCAGTACTCTATTTGGTTGGTTTGTATTCTCATCAATGGGTGTTACAGGTTTTACTATGATTGCTATGGTTGCAATTGTACTAAAGCGTAAAGGATATTTGGAGCAGGTTAATGAAAATCACATTCACGATTTAGGAAAATGGATTTTTGCTTTTAGTATACTATGGACTTATATGTGGTTCTCACAATTTATGCTTATCTGGTATTCTAATATACCTGAAGAAGTAACGTATTATATGGCACGTTGGGAAAATTACAACGCACTATTTTGGATTACTTCTGTCATTAACTTCATCTTCCCACTACTTATTTTGATGAGTAGAGATAGCAAGAGAAACTTTGGATATATCATGACGGTAGGTGTTATTGTTCTTATAGGACACTGGTGCAATGTGTTTTTAATGATTGAGCCAGGTGTTATGAAAGATCATTGGCACATTGGGTTTACTGAAATAGGAATGTTTGCAGGTTTCCTAGGGTTATTTTTGTTCATCGTAAACAGAGCGCTAACA
This genomic window contains:
- a CDS encoding TAT-variant-translocated molybdopterin oxidoreductase is translated as MTKQKKYWKGLAELANDPVIDKLKENEFVEDIPVDDFLGDDKNLSETSTSRRDFLKFLGFSTAAATLAACETPVIKSIPYVVKPEEITPGVANWYASTFYDGNDFANVLVKTREGRPIFIKPNDLTSATPNARVISSVLSLYDSNRLKGAMKNGESISWSDADTDIIERLSNVDGDVVILTNTIISPTTQTIIDAFADKYSAKHIQYDAISYQGMLDANNASFGQRALPTYHLEKADVLVSFGADFLGSWLNTSFEKQYIANRNPKSGKMSRHFQIETNMSLSGSNADVRIPVKPSEKLTLLQNLYDALNGNASANDKIKDIVSELSSAKGKSLVICDSNDKAVQIMVNAINDKLGNYGKTIDLSQPSLLKAGDDNAVAQLVQDMNDGKVGALIINGVNPSYTLANADDFNAGLKKVSLTVSTALSMDETSTNVEYVCPDRHYLESWGDAKATPNQVAFTQPTIQPLFDSRQIQESLLTWSGDDTEYYTYLKNYWRSKVSWSSSLHDGLAEVSATPLSTSSFSASVTAVAAEGKGLELALYQSNSLGDGSQSNNPWLQELPDPITRSCWDNYLTISATTARENGLSNWNISDGALNGDMVRLTVGDVVLENVPVLIQPGQAIGTLGLALGYGRTASGKVGNGVGVNAYPLAINNSYTSSDVKIEKVEGEHGFASVQLHHTMMGRDLIKEASLTDYIADPKAGNPDLLFDTHKGKLFADEVSLWKEHDHETGHFWNLSIDLTSCIGCNACVVACHSENNVPVVGKEEVRKSRDMHWLRIDRYFSSDMTKEIAEEEGIGAVSKYKAMEIPSENPDVAFQPVMCQHCNHAPCETVCPVAATSHSAEGQNHMAYNRCVGTRYCANNCPYKVRRFNWFNYAENDAFDYNMNDDLGKMVLNPDVTVRIRGVMEKCSMCVQMIQKTKLDAKRDGRKVLDKDAQTACSIACPTNALVFGDVNDESSEVKQLKSDERRYFLLEAINTAPSVFYQTKIRNRKA
- a CDS encoding DUF3341 domain-containing protein, which gives rise to MSKKVIYGIFDDEEVLLNSVKEVRSKDISIKEVYSPFPIHGLDHALGLERTRLAIAAFIYGAIGCGLAIWMTYYIMILDWPQNIGGKPSFAYYLNMPAFVPIIFEMTVLFSAHLMVITYLFKCKLFPGQESASPDPRTTDDKFLMEIESDDDKTISTLLKKTGATEINVKEIA
- a CDS encoding cytochrome c yields the protein MKKVYNNILLVAIPFLALSLLSSCSNNEVGKPGYEFMPDMYRSPSLEIYSSNTFFKDSLNARQPVAGTMPRGFVAFEYDNTLEDYLLAGKELKNPFENTDENVEKGKQLYQMFCAHCHGKNGDGKGSVTHPVYGAIPSYADDVMIRRTGENMNDLAAGNIYHAIYHGLNAMGPHNTQVNDTERWLITMYVQELQKGN
- a CDS encoding quinol:cytochrome C oxidoreductase, which translates into the protein MYTVTKNTKLISYVLMAIGLVAIVFGFTNDAHRAWPSLMVNNYFFLGISAFAIFFVALQYVSEAAWAIPFKRVAEGITSYFLVGGIIMLFIIIAGKLHWNHIWHWMADGIMDPNDEHYDAIIAGKEGYLNFPFFFIRAAAYIFGWWYAAKRLIALSRREDTEGGLSSYKASITLSAIFIVFFGYTSSMMAWDWIMSIDTHWFSTLFGWFVFSSMGVTGFTMIAMVAIVLKRKGYLEQVNENHIHDLGKWIFAFSILWTYMWFSQFMLIWYSNIPEEVTYYMARWENYNALFWITSVINFIFPLLILMSRDSKRNFGYIMTVGVIVLIGHWCNVFLMIEPGVMKDHWHIGFTEIGMFAGFLGLFLFIVNRALTKAPLFVKNHPFADESIHHHI